From a single Candidatus Sysuiplasma acidicola genomic region:
- a CDS encoding 50S ribosomal protein L37e: protein MSKGTPSQGKHSKGKSHIICRRCGKHAYNVKGFCASCGYGKSAKVRSYSWAKPH, encoded by the coding sequence ATGAGTAAGGGAACACCCTCACAGGGTAAACACAGCAAGGGCAAGTCGCACATCATATGCAGGCGATGCGGCAAACATGCATACAACGTCAAAGGTTTCTGTGCCTCCTGCGGTTACGGCAAGAGCGCAAAAGTGAGATCCTATTCCTGGGCCAAACCCCATTAG